From Neospora caninum Liverpool complete genome, chromosome VIII, a single genomic window includes:
- a CDS encoding putative transaldolase → MPNSKKRTGSTLDGGASPAGKHQKKDTNSAAAQNALEALRLLSVVVADTGDFETLKKYVPQDATTNPSLLLKAASMPQYAHLMDKSIEAAKKVHGKVALDDAFVEEVVDQLFVFFGVEILKIVPGVVSTEVSAALSFDVDASVAKARKLIQMYKEHGIEQDRVLIKLATTWEGCEAAKILEKENIHCNMTLLFSFAQAVAAAEAKATLISPFVGRILDYYKKAHPEKVAEYVGASDPGVQSVKRIYNYYKKHNYKTTVMAASFRNIGEIIALAGCDKVTVAPALLEELSGSDLPVPRVLGAGTENAEEVASPPRGSQENGVTKDEADAEKLEMDEKTFRWMLNEDAMATEKLAEGIRSFNRDLLSLKDMIREKLRKM, encoded by the exons ATGCCGAACTCGAAGAAGCGCACAGGCTCTACCCTCGACGGGGGAGCCTCCCCTGCCGGAAAGCACCAGAAAAAGGACACGAACAGCGCAGCTGCACAA aACGCCCTTgaggcgcttcgccttctctcggtcgTGGTGGCTGACACAGGCGACTTTGAAACCTTGAAGAAATATGTTCCTCAAGACGCCACCACGaatccttctcttcttctcaaGGCTGCTTCGATGCCGCAGTATGCCCACTTGATGGACAAATCCATCGAAGCTGCAAAGAAAGTCCATGGAAAG GTCGCGCTTGACGATGCATTTGTTGAGGAAGTCGTGGACCAGctgtttgtcttcttcgGTGTGGAAATCCTCAAAATCGTTCCCGGCGTTGTCAGCACTGAGGTATCGGCTGCGCTTTCTTTCGATGTTGACG CTTCtgtggcgaaggcgcgaaagcTGATTCAAATGTACAAGGAACATGGCATCGAGCAGGACCGGGTGTTGATCAAACTCGCCACGACATGGGAAGGCTGCGAGGCGGCAAAGATtctcgagaaggagaacaTCCACTGCAACAtgacgcttctcttctcgtttgcACAG gccgtcgccgctgcggaGGCCAAGGCAACTTTGATCTCTCCTTTTGTTGGGCGGATTCTCGACTACTACAAGAAAGCACACCCTGAGAAAGTCGCCGAGTACGTGGGCGCGAGCGACCCCGGCGTCCAGAGTGTGAAGCGCATCTACAACTACTACAAGAAACACAACTACAAGACGACTGTCATGGCGGCGTCCTTCCGAAACATCG GAGAGATCATCGCCCTCGCTGGATGCGACAAAGTGACCGTGGCGCCTGCTCTCTTGGAAGAGCTGAGTGGCAGCGACTTGCCAGTGCCTCGCGTGCTTGGCGCGGGGACAGAGAATGCGGAGGAAGTGGCCTCCCCGCCTCGAGGGTCACAGGAGAATGGCGTgacgaaggacgaggcggacgCTGAGAAACTCGAGATGGACGAGAAGACCTTCCGGTGGATGTTGAACGAAGACGCGATGGCCACGGAAAAGCTGGCCGAGGGCATCCGCAGCTTCAACCGCGACTTGCTGTCTCTCAAAGATATGATTCGCGAGAAACTCAGAAAGATGTAA